In the Streptomyces sp. NBC_00193 genome, CAGCTCCGCGAAGGTCAGCCGGCGGTCGTCGGCCGGGTCGTCGGCGGCCTCGACGAGGACGGGGGCGTCGGGGGTCATGGCGGCCCGGCGGGTGATCAGGTCCCAGAGCGTGCGGGACCGGCTGAGTTCGACTGCGGTGCTGTTGTCCGTCATCCCGGACCCGCCTCCCCTTGGCCGCCACATGACCTGACGGATAGTCAGATCCAGCGCAGAGCGTAGAGCGCGGACGCTTGTCGGTCCAGGGGTGGGGAGCTAGCTTGGTTCCAGATTTCTGACGCCCCATCAGATTCGGGATGTCGGATCAGGTCCAACGGGATTCAGCGAGGGGACACCATGGAACTGCCTCGGATCATCAGCGTCGACGACCACGTCATCGAACCGGCCCACCTCTTCGACGTGTGGCTGCCGGCCAAGTACCGCGACCGCGGCCCCAAGGCGCTCACCGCCGGCATCGGCGAGCTCGCCTACACCGGCGGCAAGTACGTGATCACCATGGACCCCGACGGCCCGCCGACCGACTGGTGGATCTACGAGGACCTGAAGTTCCCGTACAAGCGCAACATCGCCGCCGTCGGCTTCGACCGGGACGAGATGACCCTGGAGGGCATCACCCGCGAGGAGATGCGGCGCGGCTGCTGGGACCCCAAGGCGCGCCTGCTCGACATGGACCTCAACCACGTCGAGGCATCCCTGTGCTTCCCGACCTTCCCGCGGTTCTGCGGGCAGACCTTCGCCGAGGCGAAGGACAAGGAGGTCGCCCTGGCCTGCGTGCGCGCGTACAACGACTGGATGGTCGAGGAGTGGTGCGGGGACAGCGGCGGCCGGCTCATCCCGCTCTGCATCATCCCGCTCTGGGACATCGACCTGGCCGTCGCCGAGATCCGCCGCAACGCCGCGCGCGGGGTGCGGGCCGTGACCTTCTCCGAGATCCCCACCTACCTCGGCCTGCCGTCCATCCACTCCGGCTACTGGGACCCCTTCTTCGCCGTCTGCCAGGAGACCGGCACCGTCGTCAACATGCACATCGGGTCCAGCTCCCAGATGCCCGCCGCCTCCCCCGACGCCCCGCCCGCCGTGCAGGCCGCGCTCAGCTTCAACAACGCCATGGCCTCGATGATGGACTTCCTGTTCAGCGGGGTGCTCGTCAAGTTCCCCACGCTGAAACTGGCGTACAGCGAAGGCCAGATGGGCTGGATCCCGTACGCCCTGGAGCGCGCCGACGACGTGTGGCAGGAGCACCGCGCCTGGGGCGGGGTCAAGGACCTGATCCCCGAGCCGCCGTCCACGTACTACTACCGGCAGATGTTCTGCTGCTTCTTCCGCGACAAGCACGGCATCGCCTCGCTGGACGTCGTCGGCCGCGACAACGCCACCTTCGAAACCGACTACCCGCACGTGGACTCGACCTTCCCGCACACCAAGGAGGTCGCCCTCGACCACGTCAAGGGTCTCGATGAAGAAACCGTGTACAAGCTCATGCGCGGAAATGCCATCCGTATGCTCGGACTTGACTTCGACAAGGACCGGCGGACGGGGCGGTAGGCGCAGTGGACCTCACCTATACCGAGGAGGAGCGCGAGTTCCGGGCCCGGCTGCGGGCCTGGCTCGCGCAGGTGCTCCCCGGGCTGCCGCCCAGGCCCTCGCCCGACGACTGGCCGGGCCGCCGCGCCTACGACGCGGGCTGGCAACGCCGGCTGTTCGACGCCGGGTACGCCGGACTGCACTGGCCGGTGGACGCCGGAGGCCGCGGGGCCACGCCCACGCAGCACCTGATCTACCTGGAGGAGACCGAGCGCGCGGGAGCCCCCTACGTCGGCGCGAACTTCGTCGGGCTGCTGCACGCCGGGCCGACCATCGCCGCCGAGGGCACCGCGGAGCAGCGGGCGCGCTGGCTGCCGCCCGTCCTGCGCGGCGACGAGATGTGGTGCCAGGGCTTCAGCGAGCCGGACGCGGGCTCCGACCTGGCCTCGCTGCGGACCCGCGCGGTCCGCGACGGCGACGAGTACGTGATCACCGGCTCGAAGATATGGACCTCGCACGCGGAGGTGTCCGACTGGTGCGAGTTGCTGGTCAGGACGGATCCGGACGCCGCCAAGCACCGGGGGATCTCCTGGCTGGCCATGCCGATGGACGCGCCCGGGGTGACGATCCGGCCGCTGCGCACCCTGGCCGGGTCCACGGAGTTCGCGGAGATGTTCCTCGACGAGGTGCGGGTCCCGGTCGCCAACCGGGTCGGCGCCGAGAACGACGGCTGGCGGGTCACGATGGTGACCCTGTCCTTCGAGCGCGGCACCGCCTTCGTCGGCGAGGTCGTCGCCTGCCGGCGCACCCTGGGCGAGCTGGCGCGCACCGCGAAGGCGAACGGCCGCTGGGACGACCCGGTCCTGCGCCGGCGCCTGGGCCGGCTGTACGGGGAGTTCGGCGCCCTGTGGCGGCTCACCCAGTGGAACGTCAGCGAGTCCGAGCGCTCGGGCGGGGTCCCGGGCATCGGCGGCAGCGTCTTCAAGCTGGCGTACTCGCACGCGCGCCAGGAGCTGTACGACACGGCCGCCGAGGTGCTGGGGGCCGAGGCCCTCTCGCTGGAGGAGGAGTGGACCCTGGACCGGCTCTCCTCGCTCTCGTACACGATCGCGGCGGGCACCTCGCAGATCCAGCAGAACATCGTGGCCGAGCGGATCCTCGGCCTTCCGAAGGGCAGGTGAGCGTTCCGTGGACTTCCAGCCGACGCAGGACCAGCGGGACCTGCGGGCAGGCGTACGGGACCTCCTGGCGGGCCGCTACGACCGCGAGGCGCTGCGCGCCTCGGTGGACGGGGCGGCCACCACGGGCCGGTCCGTGGACCGGGCCCTGTGGCGGGAGCTCGGCGAGGCCGGGTTCTTCGCGCTGCGGCTCCCGGAGGACGAGGGCGGGGTCGGGCTCGGCCTCCCGGAGGCCGTCCTCGTCTTCGAGGAGGCCGGGCGGGCGCTGCTGCCCGGCCCGCTGGTCGCCACCCACCTGGCCGCCGGGCTGGTGGCGGGCGCCGCGGAGGGGGAGGCGGTGGTAACGGCCTTCGACATGGAGGGCCCGCTGGTGGCCCACCTCGGCGAGTCCGACGCGGTCCTCGGCGCGGACGGGGAACCGGTCGACCCGGCCGGCTGGAACTACGCCGGGGAGCCGGTGCGCTCCGCGGACCCGCTGACCCCGCTGGCCCGGGTCTCCCTGCCGGGGCGGCCGGTGGCGGCCGGTGCCTACCGGGACGCGGGGGCGCTGCTGACGGCGGCCCTGCAGCTCGGCAGCGCGCTGCGCACGGTGGAGCTCGCGGTGCGGTACGCCAAGGAGCGCGAGCAGTTCGGGCAGCCGATCGGGGCGTTCCAGGCGGTCAAGCACCTGTGCGCGCAGATGCTGGTGCGCGCGGAGGTGGCCCGTACGGCGGTCTACGCGGCCGCCGTGACGGCCGATCCGGCGGAGGTGGCCGGAGCCAAGCTGCTGGCCGACGAGGCGGCCGTGCGCAATGCCCGGGACTGTCTGCAGGTGCACGGCGGGATGGGCTTCACCTGGGAGGCGGACGTGCACCTGCACCTGAAGCGGGCGTGGGTGCGGGCGGAGCAGTGGCGGACGGCGGCGCAGGCGGAGGAGGCGCTGGCGGCCGAGCTGCTGGCGGCGGCGGCGGCGGAGTAGGCGGCGGCGGCCGAGTGGGCGGAGCCGCTCGCTCGCTGTGACGGAGGGGTACGGGAGGGACGGCGCGGGACGCATGTCCGATTACAGAGAGTTGATATCGGTTTGTGTCCTTCGCCCGACTCATTGCGGGCCGGAGGCGGGGGGCCGCTCCGGTACGCTCCCGGGAATGCGAGCGGTTGAGCGGCGCGAGCGCCGCACAGTATGCACCACGCCCACTCCTTCACGCTGGAATATGCCCGAAGCGCTTGTTGTGGTGACTGTATGTCAACCATGCTGCTCCGCAAGGGGGTCACACTCGGTGACCCCGTCCTGTCGCGAGGCGAAGTGTCCGCCGGTTCGGATGGTGTGAGCGGTGCAGGTGCTTCAGGTTCAGCTGGAGGTAGGACCGGACCCCGCCGAGGTCGGCCGGGCCCGCCGATGGGCCCGCTCCCGGCTCGCGGGCTGCGGCATAGGGGATGACGAGCCCCTCGCCGAGACCCTGATCCTGCTGATCTCCGAGCTGGTCACCAACGCCGTCGTGCACACCGGCTGTCCGGCCGTGCTGCGCATGCTCTTCGGGGAGCCGGGGGTGCGGGTGGAGGTCGCGGACGCGAGCGACCGGGCCCCGTCCCCGCGGCAGGCCGCCGGCGACGACACGGGCGGCCGCGGGCTGGAACTCGTGGACGGGCTGGCGGACCGCTGGGGCTGGCAGCGCGAGGGAGCCGGCAAGCGGATCTGGTGCGAGATCGACCGCGAGGAGAAGGCCGCGGAGGGGGGCGGGGACGCCGCCCCGGACGGATCGGAAATCCGCGACCCGAACCGGGAACCGCGCGTGTACCTCTAACGAGGTGTTGACGGTTCGTCAACTGGTGATCACTCTTGTGTTGAACGATTCGTCGCGAGGGGACGCCAAGGGTCAGTCCTGCCTTGACGAGTGCGGGTCGTGGGGTGGCGGCCGCCGTGCCGCGCTCGGGGCGTGCATGCGCGCCGCCGCCACCCGCAGCACCACTCCTTCTTGACGCACCGCTCGCGCGGCTCGGCCCTGGCGGGCCTCCCCGGCTTCGCGGTGCTGCGCCGGACTCCGTCCGGCGACGGTGGGTCCCGCCCGGAAAACTCGTGCCGCAGCCCTGCAATGCGAGGGCCCCGCCGAGTCGTCTTGAGGGTGAGGGGGTGTGGCCGGGTGGAGCCATCCGAGGAAACGTTTGCGGAGTTCGTCGCGGCGGCGGGAATCCCGTTGCTCCGCACCGCGAGGCTGCTGACGGGCGACTGGCATCTGGGGCAGGACCTGGTGCAGGTGACCCTGGCCAAGGTCTACGACCGCTGGGCCCGCGCGGGCCGGTACGACGCGCCGATCGGCTACGCGCACAAGGTCATGGTCTCCACCTACTGCACCTGGCGCCGCAGGCGCTGGCACCACGAGCTTCCCCACGCGGCCCTGCCCGACGCGGCGGGCGGCTCGGCCCTGCCCGCCGCCGAGGCGGTCGCCGCCACGGACCTGCTCCAGCGCGCACTGCTCGGCCTGCCGCGGCGCCAGCGGGCCGTCCTGGTGCTGCGCTACTACGAGGACCTGACCGTCGAGCAGACGGCGGAGCTCATGGGCTGCCCGAACGGCACGGTGACCAGCCTGGCCGCGAGGGCGCTGGCCCGCTTGCGGGCCTGCCCCGACCTCTGGCCGGGCGGCGGTACGAGTGAGGCGGAGATGCGGTGAACGGGTTCCCCGAGGAAGAGCTGCGCAGCGCCCTGCGCGCGCTGGCGGACGGGCCGGCGGTGCCGGTCGCGGCGCCGGCGCCGCACGCCGCCGTCCGGGCGGCGGCCCGGATCCGCAGGCGCCGCCGGGCGGCCGGTGCCGGGCTGGCGGCGGCCGTCGCGGTGCTGGCCGTCCTCGCCGGGCCGTGGCCGCCGGGCGACGGCTCCCGGACACCGGCACCGGCCCCGCCCGCCGCGTCCACGGGACCGACGGGCACCCCGGACGTGCCGGCCCCGCCGCCCGATCCGAACGGCCCCGCGCTCGGGGTCCCGTACCCGCACGAGCTGTACGTGCACTGCGGGATCCGCTCCACGAAGTTCGCCGGCCGCTGGTGGCGCGCCGAGCCGGAGGTGCCGGAGGGCGCCCTCGACCCGGCCGTCCGGATGGACGCGTACACGGCGGGCACGATGGTGCTCGTCTCGGCGGTCGAGGCCCGCTTCGTCCGCCACGCCCCGGACCTCGCGGTCACCTTCCGCCCCCTGGCGGAGGAACCACCGCCCTGCCGCTGAGCGTTGGCGTGCGGCCCCGGTCCGGGGGCCGTGGTCCGGGTGGCCGTGCTCCGCGTGGAACTATGAGGTGTCCATGACGTGTCTCTGTGCGGGGCACGTCGTCCCACCCCGCAGTCCCCCCTCACCGCAGGAGAAGCGCATGGCAAACCCGTACGAGGTGACGCCTCCACCCGCCCCGGGGCGCCGCGGGAGCAAGCTCCCCGGCCTCCTCGTCCTCGTGCTGCTCATCGCGGCCGTGTACGGAGCCTCCCAGTGGCTCGGAGGGAACGAAGGCACGAGCGACGCCAAGTCCTCGCCTTCCGCCTCCGCGTCGGCCTCCGCCGAGCGGTCCAAGGACCCCGGGAACCCGGAGTCCTCCTCCGACACGTCGAGCACGTGGGCGGTGGGCGACTGCGGAGGCCCCGACCCGGACAACCCGCCGGACGGCTACCGGCCGCAGAAGTGCTCGGCGTCCGGAGCCACCTTCAAGGCGATCGACATCAAGGACGCCAGCATCCTGCCGGGCGCGATCCAGTGCCCGCCCGGTACCGACCTGATGATCCAGGTGAGCATTTCCTACGGCTCCGCGAAGTCGGGCGGGATCCCCACCAACACCGTCTGCGGCCGCAACCTGAGCGGCGAACACCCCGGTGACGCGGGCGCCGGCGGCGGCCAGCTGGTGCAGGGCGACTGCGTGACCGACCAGGCCCGGGAAGTCCCGTGCGCCTCGGGCACGTACAAGGTGCTCGGCCTGGTCAAGACGAAGGCCGAGTGCCCGTCCGGGACCAACAAGCCGATGCAACTCGTGATGGCGGTGGGCCGCCCGTACGACGTGATCTGCGCCAAGGGCTGACCGTAGGCGTGCAGGGCGGTGGCCCCGGACCCGCGACGGGTCCGGGGCCACCGCCTTTCGCGTTCAGAGGATGGCGACCGGGGCCACCGGGGTGCCCACCGCGCCGACGAAGGGCTCCGGCATGGCCGAGAGGAGGAAGGAGTAGCGGGATTCTTCCGCACAGGCTGTGGACAACTTTTCGAGGTTCCAGTTCTGGCCCTGGTGCATGCCCATCTCGACCAGGTCCAGCGCGTGCACCGGCAGCCACAGGTTGTCTATCTCCGGCGGGAAGATCTCGAAGGTCAGGGTGTCGTTCGCGACGGCCGCCACGTCCCGGGCGTGGAACCACTCGGGCGTACGGACGGACAGGCCGGGGGACGGGTAGCCGTAGCCGTGCTTGTCGCCCGCCAGGTAGACCTGCACCTGGCCGGTGCGGACCAGGACGATGTCGCCCGCGCGGACGGTGACCCCGCCGAACTCCTCCGCCTGCTCCAGGTCCTCCGGGGTGACCGGGTGGCCTCCGGGGAGCCGGTCCAGGCCCTTGGCGCGGGCCACGTCCAGCAGGACCCCGCGCGAGACGATGTGCCCGGCCTTGTCGATCCCGCTGAACTCGGCCCGCCCGTGCGCCGTGATGGTGCCGGCCGGGCGGCCGTTGTAGATCTTCCCCGAGTGCGAGACGTGCGTGAGCGCGTCCCAGTGCGTGCCGGCCTGGAGCCCGAAGGTCACCGCGTCGTCGCTGCACGCCACCGTGCCCGGGCCGAAGAGTTCCTGGTTGATCTGCACCATCGTGTGCAGCGGGTTGATCCGGCCGGGGATCATGCCGGACTGCACCCCGTCCTCCTTGAGGGGCAGGGCCAGGGGGATGCGGCGCCCGGTGCGGATCTCGGCCGCCGCCGCGCGGACCACCTCGTCGGTGATGAGGTTGAGGGTGCCGATCTCGTCCTCGGCGCCCCACCGGCCCCAGTTGTTGACGCGCTTGGCGATGTCGTGGAACTCGGCGGGCATGGCCATGGATCTCATCAGCTCCTCGAAGCGAAATGAACTGCGGTGGCGAACTGGGGCTTGTGCTGGCGCATCCGACTGCCCATAGAATCTAACGGACCGTCAGAAAACGCGGGAAGGGGCCGGACGTGGGGAACTTCTTGGCAGGCAAAGTCGTCGCCGTCACAGGCGCCGGCCGGGGCATCGGACGGGCCGTGGCACTCGCCGCGGCCGCCGAGGGTGCCAGGGTCGTCGTCAACGACTACGGCGTGGGGATGGAGGGCAACGAGCCCACCAGCGAGATCGCCGAAGCGGTGGTGAAGGAGATCGTCGCCGCCGGTGGGGAGGCCGTCGCCGTCGCCGACGACATCTCGACGATGGCGGGCGGCCAGCGCATCGTCGACACCGCGCTCGCCCGGTACGGACGCATCGACGGAGTCGTGTGCGTCGCCGGCATCCTGCGCGAGCGGATGCTGTTCAACATGTCCGAGGAGGAGTGGGACCCGGTGGTCGCCACCCACCTCAAGGGCACGTTCACCGTCTTCCGCGCGGCCTCCGCCGTCATGCGCCGCCAGGGCACCGGCACGCTGATCGGCTTCACCAGCGGAAACCACCAGGGCTCCGTGGCGCAGGCCAACTACAGCGCGGCCAAGGGCGGGATCATCTCGCTCGTCCGCTCCGCCGCGCTGGGCCTGGCCAAGTACGGGGTCACCGCCAACGCCGTGGCGCCCGTCGCGCGCACCCGGATGTCGGCCAACGTGCCGATGGAGCTCAAGGAGATCGGCGAGCCCGAGGACGTGGCGGCGCTCGTGACCTACTTGCTCTCCGACAAGGCCGTGGCCGTCGGCGGAGAGAAGATCACCGGGCAGGTCTACACGATCGCCGGCCCGAAGATCGCCGTCTGGGCCCAGCCCCGCGAACTGCGCGCCGGCTACGCCGAGGGCTCCTGGACCCCCGAGAAGATCGCCGACTTCCTGCCCGGGACCGTCGGCACCGACCCGATGCCCATGCTCGCCCAGATCGAAGCCATGGCCAAGGCGGCGGCCGCCAAGGACCGCCCCAACGCGTAGGCCCAGGGCGGGCGTTCAGGGTGGACGGGCGCGCACGCGTGCCACGGCGCTACAGACCGGCCGCAGCGGCCGGACAGGACCCGAGGGGGCACTGACCATGGACTTCGCCTTCGGCGAGGAGGACGAGGAGCTGCGCAGCCAGGCCCGGGAGTGGCTGGCGGAGCACCTCACGGGACCGTACGAGGAGGCCGTCGGCCTCGGCGGGCCGGGCAGTGAGCACGAGGGCGTCGAGATCCGCCGGTCCTGGGAGCGGGAGCTGGGGCGCGACGGCTGGATCGGTCAGGGCTGGGAGACCGGTGACGGCGATGCCTACGGCAACCGGCGGCTCTCCCTCACCGGGCAGGTCGTGTGGGCCGAGGAGTACGCGGCTGCGCGCGCCCCGGCCCGGGTCGGCCACATCGGCGAGAACCTCCTCGCGCCGACCCTGATCGCCTACGGCTCCCCGGAGCAGCGGGCCCGCTTCCTCCCCGGCATCGCCCGCGGCGAGGAGCTGTGGTGCCAGGGGTACTCCGAACCGGGCGCCGGCTCCGACCTCGCGGGAATCCGTACGACGGCCGTACGGGACCCGGGCGACGGCCTGTTCCGCGTCACCGGGCAGAAGATCTGGACCTCGCTCGCCCAGGACGCCGACTGGTGCTTCGTCCTGGCGCGCACCGAAGCCGGGTCCCGGCGGCACCGCGGGCTGTCCTTCCTCCTGGTCCGCATGGACCAGCCGGGCCGGGTCGACGTGCGGCCGATCCGGCAGATGTCGGGGACCTCCGAGTTCAACGAGGTGTTCTTCGACGGGGCCGTCGCCGACGAGGTGGTCGGCGGGGAGGGCAACGGCTGGTCCGTGGCCATGGGACTGCTCGCGCTGGAGCGAGGGGTCTCCACGCTCGTCCAGCAGATCGGCTTCGCGGCCGAACTGGAGCGCGTGGTCAGGGCGTACGTGGACGCCGGCGCGGGCGACCCGGTCCTGCGCGAACGCCTCGTACGGCAGTGGGCCGAGCTGCGCACGATGCGGTGGAACGCCCTGCGGACGCTCGGCGGCGCGGGCGGCGACCCGGGTGCGCCCAGCGTGGCCAAGCTGCTGTGGGGCGGCTGGCACCGGCGGCTCGGGGAGCTGGCGGTGGAGGTCCGGGGAGCGGTGGCCACGGCCGGGCCGGGGCACTGGTCGCCGGGGACCCCGTACGAACTCGGACTCGACGAGGAGCAGCGGCTGTTCCTGTTCACCCGCGCCGACACCATCTACGGCGGCTCGGACGAGATCCAGCGCAACATCATCGCCGAGCGCGTGCTCGGCCTGCCTAAGGAGTCCAGGTGAGAGGCGTCGTATTCGACGGCAAGCAGGCCCAGGTGGTCGACGATCTGGAGATCCGGGACCCGGGGCCGGGGGAGGTGCTGGTCGCGATAGCGGCGGCCGGTCTGTGCCACAGCGATCTGTCGGTGATCGACGGGACGATCCCGTTCCCGCCGCCGGTGGTGCTGGGGCACGAGGGCGCGGGCGTGGTGGAGGCGGTCGGTTCCGGGGTCACGCACGTGGTGCCCGGCGACCACGTCTCGCTGTCCACGCTCGCCAACTGCGGGGCCTGCGCCGACTGCGACCGCGGCCGGCCGACCATGTGCCGCAAGGCGATCGGGATGCCGGGGCAGCCGTTCTCGCGGGGCGGCAAGCCGCTCTTCCAGTTCGCGTCCAACTCGGCCTTCGCGGAGCGGACGATCGTCAAGGCCGTGCAGGCCGTGAAGATCCCCAAGGACATCCCGCTGACCTCGGCCGCGCTCATCGGCTGCGGGGTCCTGACGGGCGTGGGCGCCGTGCTGAACCGGGCCAAGGTGGACCGCGGCGAGAGCGTGGTCGTCATCGGCACCGGCGGCATCGGCCTCAACGTGCTCCAGGGCGCCCGGATCGCGGGCGCCACGACGATCGTGGCGATCGACGCGAACCCGGCGAAGGAGGCGGTGGCCCGGCAGTTCGGCGCCACGCACTTCATCGACGCCTCGGCGGTGGCGGACTCCTCGGCGGCAGTGAAGGAGATCCTGCCCACGGGCGCGGACCACGCCTTCGAGTGCGTGGGCAACGTCAAGCTGATCCGGCAGGCGATCGACCTGCTGGACCGGCACGGGCAGGCGGTGCTGCTCGGCGTGCCCGGCTTCAAGGAGGAGGCGGCCTTCCAGGTCTCGTCCATGTACCTGGACAAGACGATCATGGGCTGCCGGTACGGGTCCTCGCGCCCGCAGCGGGACATCGCGCTGTACGCGGAGCTCTACCGGCAGGGCAAGCTGCTGCTGGACGAACTGGTCACCGAGGTCTACCCGGTCGAGGACTTCGCCAAGGCCGTGGACGACGCCCACCACGGGCGGGTGGCCCGCGGGGTCCTCACCTTCTGAACCTGCCGAGCGTGGCCGCTGCTGCGCGCGGGCGGGTGCCGGGTCAGTTCTCCCGGACCACCCAGGCCAGCGCCAGCAGCGGGGTCAGGCTGCCCAGGAAGGCGGGCAGCCGGTGGAAGCCGCCGACCTCGAACTCCAGGGCGACGGGCAGCAGCAGGGCCAGCCCGCACAGCAGGATGCCGAGGACCGGCAGGTGCAGGAGGGGGCGGAACCGGCGCAGGCTCTGCACCTGGAAGTCGAACAGCTCCGACTTGATCCAGGCGCCCGCTCCGATGAGGAACGGCAGGACGAAGACGAGGACCACCACCATGAAGGGGCCGAAGAGCTGGCCGAAATCGAAGGCCCAGTGCTCCGCGGCGCCCTCCTCGGGGTGGCCGGGGGCGTAGTAGGCGTCCACGAGCATCCCCTCCGCGGGCCGTCGGCTGGTGGTGTACTCCTCCAGGACCAGCTCGCGGGGGCCGGTGGTGAAGGGGACGCGCACGAGGAGGTCGGTGGTCCAGAACCCCGCGGTGTCCTCCCCGGGCGGGCTGTACACCGGATCGCCGACCGGCCGGACGATCTCCACGTCGCGCCGCTCGTAGCCGATCCGCTCCAGGCGCTCGCGCTCCATGCCCTCCGCGCTGGAACCGGTGACGCCCACCATCCAGGCGGCGGCCACCGCGAACGGCACCCCGAAGGCGAACAGCCAGCTCAGGACCCGGTCCGAGGGGCGGCCGCCGGGCAGCGGCCGCGGCTTGTCCAGCGGACCGATCCGGCCCGCCCGGCACGAGGCCGCGACCCAGCAGCAGGCGAAGACGGCGGAGGCGCCGGCGAGGCACAGCTCGGCCGTCAGCGGCGGGTAGGAGGAGACGGAGAGCAGTGCGCAGAGGATCGTGGCGAGCGTGCAGCCCACCGTCAGCCAGCCGGTGACACCGGTCCACCGGCTGCGCCCCGACTCGTACGTGTTTCCCATGGCCCCCCGCCTGTTCGAGATCCGCAGGATAGCGAGGGTGTGGCGGCGTGCCGGTCCGTACGCCCGGGACCGACTCGCGGAAGGCTGGCGCCATGCGGAAACTGATCTACGGCATGAACCTGTCCCTGGACGGCTACATCGCCGCGCCCGGCGACGACATCGGCTGGAGCGTGCCGAGCGACGAGCTGTTCCAGTTCTGGTCCGACCAGTTGCAGGCGATCGACCTGGAGCTGTACGGGCGCAAGCTGTGGCAGACGATGAGCTCCTACTGGCCGACCGGCGACCAGCAGCCCGGGGCGACCCCGGCGGAGATCGAGTACGCACGCCGGTGGCGGGACCTGTCGAAGGTGGTGTTCTCCTCGACGGTCGACGAGGTCGACTGGAACACCCGCCTGGTCACCGGCGACGCGGTCGCCGAGATCACCCGGCTCAAGGCGGAGGACGGCGGCCCGATGCACATCGGCGGCGCGACGCTGGCCGGGGCGGCCGTGCGGGCCGGGCTGGTCGACGAGTACCTGCTGGCCACCGCGCCGGTCCTGGTGGGCGGCGGCACGCCGTTCTTCACGGCGCTGGACAGCTGGGTGAACCTGAACCTGGTGGAGACGCGGACGCTCCCCTGCGGCGTGATCCTGACCAGGTACGAGACGAGGCGCTGAGCGTCAGTCGGTGAAGCGGCCGAAGCGGCCCTTGTGGAAGAGGAGGGGGTCGCCCTCGCCGGCCGCGCCCATGGCCTCGACCTTGCCCACGACGATGAGGTGGTCCCCGCCGGTGTGCACGGCGTGGATCCGGCAGTCGATCCAGGCGGGCACCGCGTCGAGCTGCGGGGAGCCCGTGGCGGGGGCCGGGGTGTGGGCGACGCCGGCGAACTTGTCGGCGCCGCTGACGGCGAAGGCCCGGCACAGATCGCCCTGTTCGGCGCCGAGGATGTTCACGCAGAACACCCCGGTGCGGGCGATGCGCGGCCAGGTGGTCGACGTACGGGCCACCATGAAGGTGACCAGCGGCGGGTCGAGGGAGAGCGAGGCGAAGGACTGGCAGGCGAAG is a window encoding:
- a CDS encoding Zn-dependent alcohol dehydrogenase; protein product: MRGVVFDGKQAQVVDDLEIRDPGPGEVLVAIAAAGLCHSDLSVIDGTIPFPPPVVLGHEGAGVVEAVGSGVTHVVPGDHVSLSTLANCGACADCDRGRPTMCRKAIGMPGQPFSRGGKPLFQFASNSAFAERTIVKAVQAVKIPKDIPLTSAALIGCGVLTGVGAVLNRAKVDRGESVVVIGTGGIGLNVLQGARIAGATTIVAIDANPAKEAVARQFGATHFIDASAVADSSAAVKEILPTGADHAFECVGNVKLIRQAIDLLDRHGQAVLLGVPGFKEEAAFQVSSMYLDKTIMGCRYGSSRPQRDIALYAELYRQGKLLLDELVTEVYPVEDFAKAVDDAHHGRVARGVLTF
- a CDS encoding dihydrofolate reductase family protein; this encodes MRKLIYGMNLSLDGYIAAPGDDIGWSVPSDELFQFWSDQLQAIDLELYGRKLWQTMSSYWPTGDQQPGATPAEIEYARRWRDLSKVVFSSTVDEVDWNTRLVTGDAVAEITRLKAEDGGPMHIGGATLAGAAVRAGLVDEYLLATAPVLVGGGTPFFTALDSWVNLNLVETRTLPCGVILTRYETRR
- a CDS encoding flavin reductase family protein — its product is MAATVVRYLRSVGSLPSAAAEPGAEPVEALPRPDLRAVGEDERAPVSPAEFRAVLGNFASGVTIITSPPGEGEDGPAGFACQSFASLSLDPPLVTFMVARTSTTWPRIARTGVFCVNILGAEQGDLCRAFAVSGADKFAGVAHTPAPATGSPQLDAVPAWIDCRIHAVHTGGDHLIVVGKVEAMGAAGEGDPLLFHKGRFGRFTD